A genomic region of Salinibacter pepae contains the following coding sequences:
- a CDS encoding methyl-accepting chemotaxis protein: MIDRLSESLRAKLIVGFAVPFVVLVLFVSIYYPLNQRSDSLDAARNQVNELSEMIALSVGTGLADSNYDLVKKTFDWATNDSKVRYVAILDKDDAILFDHNPDELQVDTGALLQAGSTVRQGGLLRTSHPIEYDGERYGNVVLAYSLEEAMSEIWSETMLTVFINLLILGMGIGAVLWLSGRIAGRIRRVRDGAQAVSDGNLDVEVPVRADDEIGELAGGFNEMIRDIRTTQEALEDEKASVERRVEEAVRESEQQKERLQESVDTMLEAIGRFADGDLTVRLPTGRDGAIGRLFEGFNEAVAGLRSIVERVREAAGSTASATEQISASSEQMAASAEEQSAQAEEVAAAVEQLNQTINGNARSVQKTAEVAQAGGETARQGGETVREATSQMEGIASAIENTTETIERLGTYGDEIGQVVDRIDEIADQTNLLALNAAIEAARAGEEGKGFAVVAEEVRELAEEADAATDEIAGMMDEVREEIDGAVGTARQSSQRAEKGLELAGEAGAAIEEIVTAISEVEERAEEIAAASEQQSTTSEEIARSVQSISTAAQESAAGVTQVSDTAGRLERLSTELEETVQQFNIERPDGEGRTPTTQPAGQPPSATDVSGDGSALDEHSFGDGSPSGSSSA; encoded by the coding sequence ATGATCGACCGATTGAGCGAATCCCTTCGGGCCAAGTTAATTGTTGGGTTTGCCGTTCCGTTCGTCGTTCTGGTGTTGTTCGTATCGATCTACTATCCGCTCAATCAGCGGTCGGATAGTCTGGATGCGGCCCGCAATCAGGTCAACGAGCTCAGCGAGATGATCGCCCTGTCGGTCGGCACCGGCCTGGCCGACTCGAACTACGACCTGGTCAAGAAGACCTTCGACTGGGCCACCAACGACTCGAAGGTGCGGTACGTCGCGATTCTCGACAAGGACGACGCGATCCTGTTCGACCACAACCCCGACGAGCTCCAGGTCGATACGGGGGCGCTGCTTCAGGCCGGCTCGACGGTCCGTCAGGGGGGGCTGCTGCGCACCTCCCACCCGATCGAGTACGACGGGGAGCGGTACGGGAACGTGGTGCTGGCGTACTCCCTGGAGGAGGCCATGTCGGAGATCTGGTCGGAGACGATGCTGACGGTCTTCATCAATCTCCTGATTCTGGGCATGGGCATCGGGGCCGTCCTCTGGCTGTCCGGTCGCATCGCCGGCCGCATTCGGCGCGTCCGGGACGGGGCCCAGGCCGTCAGCGACGGAAACCTGGACGTGGAGGTCCCGGTCCGGGCCGACGACGAGATTGGGGAGCTGGCCGGCGGATTCAACGAGATGATCCGCGACATCCGCACCACCCAGGAGGCGCTCGAAGACGAGAAGGCCTCCGTCGAGCGCCGCGTGGAGGAGGCCGTCCGGGAGTCCGAACAGCAGAAGGAGCGCCTGCAGGAGAGCGTCGACACGATGCTGGAGGCGATCGGCCGCTTTGCCGACGGGGACCTGACGGTTCGCCTCCCGACCGGCCGGGACGGGGCGATCGGGCGCCTCTTTGAGGGCTTCAACGAGGCGGTCGCCGGCCTTCGCTCCATCGTCGAGCGGGTCCGGGAGGCGGCCGGCTCGACCGCCTCGGCGACCGAGCAGATCAGTGCCTCCTCCGAGCAGATGGCCGCCAGCGCCGAGGAGCAGTCCGCCCAGGCCGAGGAGGTGGCCGCCGCCGTCGAGCAGCTGAACCAGACGATCAACGGAAACGCCCGTAGCGTGCAGAAGACCGCGGAGGTTGCCCAGGCCGGTGGCGAGACCGCCCGTCAGGGGGGAGAGACGGTCCGCGAGGCCACCAGCCAGATGGAAGGCATCGCGTCCGCCATCGAGAACACAACCGAGACCATCGAGCGGCTCGGCACCTACGGGGACGAGATTGGCCAGGTGGTCGATCGCATCGACGAGATTGCCGATCAGACCAACCTCTTGGCCCTCAACGCGGCGATCGAGGCCGCCCGGGCCGGGGAAGAAGGCAAGGGCTTTGCCGTCGTCGCCGAGGAGGTGCGGGAGCTGGCGGAGGAGGCCGACGCGGCGACCGACGAGATCGCAGGCATGATGGACGAGGTGCGTGAGGAGATCGACGGCGCGGTCGGCACCGCGCGCCAGAGCAGCCAGCGGGCGGAGAAGGGGCTTGAGTTGGCCGGGGAGGCCGGAGCGGCCATCGAAGAGATTGTGACGGCCATTTCGGAGGTCGAGGAGCGGGCCGAGGAGATTGCGGCGGCCTCCGAGCAGCAGTCCACCACCAGCGAGGAGATCGCCCGAAGCGTCCAGTCGATCTCGACGGCGGCGCAGGAGTCGGCCGCAGGGGTCACCCAGGTGTCCGACACCGCCGGCCGGCTGGAGCGGCTCAGTACCGAGCTGGAGGAGACGGTCCAACAGTTCAACATCGAGCGTCCGGACGGCGAGGGGCGGACCCCGACGACGCAGCCGGCCGGGCAGCCGCCCTCTGCCACTGACGTTAGTGGGGACGGGTCGGCACTGGACGAGCACAGCTTTGGGGACGGCTCGCCGTCCGGCTCCTCCTCAGCGTGA